The following is a genomic window from Anas acuta unplaced genomic scaffold, bAnaAcu1.1 SCAFFOLD_392, whole genome shotgun sequence.
GGGACACGTGGCATGAGGGGAGGGATGCGTGGCACCAGGGGGATGGATGCGTGGCACCGCGGAGAGCCGTGGCACCGGGAGGGGACGCGTGGCACCGGGGGGGCGCACGGCACAGGAGGGGATGCGTGGCACCAAGGGGGGACACGCATGGCacaggaggggggggggcgctgctCACCGGGACGACTCGGGGGTGGGTTTGCAGCGTCCCTGCGGGTttttctcccagatgctgttggCGGTGGCGTTGCCGATGGAGGCGAGCACCAGCGTCAGCTCCCGGGGCCAATCGTCCAGGTCGAGGGAGCGCACGCGGGACAGGTGGGTGCCCAGGTTGCGGTGGATCCCCGAGCACTCGATGCAGATCAGAGCCCCCAAATTCAGGCTGGCCCAGGTGGGgtctgggggaggggggggacacacacggCCCCGTGTCACCCACGGCATGACAGGACAAATGGCACCACACGGGCAAGGACAGCGCTGTGGAACCGTAGCCCCCCAGGATCTGCGACCGTCCCCCCACATCCCACAGCCCCCCGTGACCAGCAGCACCCCACGGCTCGTGGCCCCACATGTCCCACGGCCCCGTGTGCCCGACGGAACCCCACATCCCATGACCCCCAGGTCACCCCGTGTCCCTACGTGCCCCCGTCACCCCgtgccccgtgtccccctgtGCCCCCGTCACCCCACGCCCTGTGGCTCCCCCACGGCCACGCCGCCCTGcgccccacgccccccccccagcaccccgtggCACTCACTGGGTGCCCCACAGTCCACGCAGAGGGAATTGCCGCGGGCGTTGCGGATGGCCTGGATGGCCACGGCCTCGCTCTGGCTGTCCATGCGCGCCTGGGGACGGAcagcagggtgagcaggggggcacggagcccccccaacacccccccaccgccaccaccacccccctgCGGGCCCCACCTTGTTCTTGCTGCTCTCGCAGCACTGCAGGCTGGCCAGGATCTGGCTCTCGATGGCCTGCACCCAGGCGTCGCGCTCCTCGAAGCTGCTGGCCTCGAAGTGCCACGTCTGCCCCGTGCTGGACACGATGATGAACTCGAAGTTCTCCTCCTCTGTGGGACCAGAGACCCCCGTGAGCGGTGGGACGGGGCTCAGACGGGGCggcaggaccccccccaccAGGCTCAACACCTCCCCGTggtcccccccccaaagccccccaacggccgggaccccccccggctCTTCCCGGCCGCGGCCAccgggcggggaggggacggggacgcAGCGGGTGCGGGGGCGGCAGCGCGGATGGGACACAGCCACATGCATGGGTGGAGCAGGCCACGCGCCACGCACCACGTTAcctgttttataaatatttcttaaactACCAAAGCTTTTTAATTTCCACATTTTGCGCTTGGCTGCGGAGGGTCCGGGGCAGCgagagcagagagaggaaaggggggaagagagagtCACGAGAGGAGCCCGCAAAGCCCCCGGGGACGGTgaggtgggggggtggggaggggggggacggCGCcggggggcagggaggtggcaggcGGTGGCACAGCGAGGTGAGGGGGGGGTGCGTGGGGAGGGCGGCGTGGCTGAGCGTGGCGGGGTCGGCTCCAGGCTCCGGAGCCCTGCGGCTTCCTGGGGGCATCGTCCCCATggaggggggacggggacgcTGGCGTTGTCCCCACGGCTCTGCGGCCGCCGTCCCCAcatgcccggggggggggggctctcgGGACCCCCGTCCCCGCGGCTCTCACCTTCCGCCTGCCCCGCCGAGCCCTCCGTCTTGGACGGCGTCGACAGCTTCTTCCTGCGGTGCTTCTTCCTGTCCACCATGGGCGACGGGGGGGGGTCTTTGCCCGAGCTGCCGGGGCTGGATATGGCCTCGGAGGCGGGGGGGCCGTCTGCCGAGGGAGACgctggctggggggggctcagggacACCGGGCGTGCCAGGGTCACCTGGGCCACCGGGGTCAATGAGTTCAACCAGTGCCAACACTGGAGTGGGCCACCAGGGTCACTGGGGTCACCGGGGTCACTGGTCTCACTGGGGACACTGGGTTTACTGGGGCTACCACCTCACTGGGACTCCTTGCGGCCCCCAGGATCACCACGGCGTTTACTGGGCCACTGGTGCCACTGGCATCACTGAGGCCACCGGGCACATCAAGGCCACCAGGGACCACTTCGGTCCCCAGGGTCCCCGTGTCCCTGGGTGCCACCGGGCTCAGCGGGGCCACCTCAGCCCGGGTgcctggctctgtcccagcAAGGTggccggggatggggacagggacggggacagggacagggacagggacagggatggggacagggcacTCACCGGAGCCCGACAGCTTGGCGCTGGAGGCGGAGGCGCAGCGCTGCAGGGACCGCTCGCCCTTGCCCGTGCTCTTCATCCCCGGCTCCGGGGGGAGGCTGAGCCCCACGGGGGAGGCACCGGCTGCGGGCAGGGACAGGGCGGTGACCCGGGCGtccgtgtgtcccccccccgagGGAGACACAGCCACCGCCACCCGGCCTTGGACTCACCGCCAGCCTCGGGCGCCGTGCCCCCCGCCACGTCCTTCACCAGCCCGTTGATGCTGGCGGAGGGGCCGCAGGCGGAGATGGCGCGGGGGGGGCGCTTGCCGGGGACCTTGACGGTGGTGCGCAGCAGGTCCATCTCCTTCCCGTGCGTGCTGTGGATGTAATCCTGCGGCGGGGACAGGGGGGTGCTGAGAGCGGGGCGCCCTCGGGGACAAcggggacaatggggacagggacggggacactCACGTTGATGCTGGGGTGGTAGAAGAGGAGCCCGTTGCTGGACAGGGTCACGTACTTCTTCTTCCACTCCTTGTTGAGGGAGTTGCCGCTGCGCTTCAGCAGGAAGCTCTGGGGACGGGAGGGCGGTGAGGGGGACGGGGacgaggggccgggggggacacacacacacacacgtccCCACCTGCCACCGCCCTGCCCACCTGCTTGATGGGGATGGCGcggccgctgcccgccgccTCGCCCCGGCTGTCCAGGCTCCGCTTCTCCGAGTCGCTGCCCCGGCGCGTctgaggggacaggggacagggggggTGGCACgcctgggggctgcggggggcaccctggggtgccctgctgctggcacggcCCCGGTGCCACCCACCCCGTGTCCCTGCCTGCCCTTGGCCACTGCGGTCCCACCCCGGGTGCCACCCGCACCCCCACCACCGCCCTGCCGGGGGTCACCCCGGTGCCACGTGCCCCCAGTGCCGTGGGGACACCCCACGTGCCTCGTAGCCCCCCCagtgtcaccccccccccaggtgcccccCCCTGCCCACTCACGGCGAAGAGGCTGGTTCTGCGCTTGGCCCCCcggtgcagggagctgggggtgcccagggGGGCCGGGGTCTCGCTGCGCAGCTCCCGGTGGCTGACGTTGGGGGTGGAGGGCAGCGAGGACGAGTAGTCGCTGGTGTGGCCCCCGTTGctggcctgggggggggacgcGGGCTCAGCACCGGCTCCTGCCCCCGCCCCAGGGTGtggggggggacagggctgtgcagctgggGGGTACCTGGCCAGGGTGGGCGCCCCCGACGGGGGTGGAGGCGGCCGagtggctggggctgctgggcagcGACTTGCAGgaggccaggagctgctgctgcttcttcagcgCCACCGCCTTCTGGGCCActgcgccgggggggggggggagggagctCAGCTGGGACGGGCTCACGGGACCCCCCCAGACCGCCTGACACCGGCCACGGACCCCCCCCAACATGGACATGGTCCCCTTTGTGCCCCAAGCACCCGAGCATGGgccccctcctgtccccatcccatcccatcccaccccatctccatccccatcccatcccatcccaatcccatccccatcccaatccccatcccaatcccaatcccaatcccatccccatcccatccccatcccaattccatccccatcccaatcccaaatccatctccatccccatccccatcccaattccatcccaatcccaatcccaccccaCCTGCCCATGCTCTCCCGccccccaccacagccccctctCCATCCAGCCCCTCTCCTTaacccaccccaaccccaaatcccaccctGCCAcgacccccagccccccccccgtccccccccaccccccccccatccccgggCACCCACCCTCGGTGAAGACCCGGTCCACGTTGAGGCCGTAGGTGGCGCAGGTCTCGTAGTAGAGGCAGCGCTTCATGTCCCCGCACAGCGCCTGCGCCCGCGCGTCCTCGATCACCCGCGGGTTGGAGGAGCTGATTTTGTCTgggtgggggggacacacgggACACAGGAGGGGGCTGAGGCGAGGGCCGAcccctccccgtccccgtgGGGTTGTCACCGTGTCCCCTGGCTCACCCTGGGTGCCCACCAGCGCCAGGGCCACCTCGCTGGCGCCCCGGTAGCCGCTGAGCAGCGCGTGGAGCTGCGTCACCTCCTCGAAGCTGCTCTcgttctccaggctgaagacGAAGATGACGGCGTCCGCCCAGCTGGCAAACTGGGGGGGgtggtgtggggagggggaagggggggtcAGGGCTCGGCGCCGGCcggcacagcccccccccaacccccccatcCCAGACCCCCTTCCCCCGGCCCCCGCTGACCTTGGCGTCCGGGGCGCCTCCTTCCTCCCGGATGAGCAGGAGGTGGCTCTGGCCGTCAACCAGCACCTCGCGCTTGAACTGCCCACCTGGAgcagggggggggacaggggggggcCACGGTCACGGCCTGTCCCACGGACACGTCCATCCCATGGCCACGTCCATCCCATGGCCACCACGTCCCACCCATGGCCATGTCCACCTCATGGCCACCACGTTTGCCCCATGGCCACGTCCATCCCATGGCCACGGCCACCTCATGGCCACCGCGTGTCCCATGG
Proteins encoded in this region:
- the LOC137848938 gene encoding LOW QUALITY PROTEIN: arf-GAP with GTPase, ANK repeat and PH domain-containing protein 2-like (The sequence of the model RefSeq protein was modified relative to this genomic sequence to represent the inferred CDS: inserted 2 bases in 1 codon) — protein: MAPAAPARPPPRPPPCPPSLTQPCCPPPPPAPPAVPPKPDLALLPPPAPPAVPPKPDPALLPPPPPPAVPPKPDPASLPPPPAVPPKPEAITRGTKGTLEAPGERGRGPPPCPPSRPPLLAQASWGCPEPPPEGSKPPTHAAPGVSSPHPSAGPRRLRLAGTKPFKTVTTSGAKVGSEPKAPKAPPHKGSRLSWPEGEGKGRPKAGGGAKAAGAEGGPRPPARARLSPRKGKSKTLDNSDLHPLPGVLAAXPPPPGEVGAGLKRGREGGRASTRDRKMLKFISGIFAKSPASTPTHPAPPWALLSTDLGRGGPPKALVNSQEWTLGRSVPEIRLGVLGSSKSGKSALVHRFLTGSYVGLEPTESGQFKREVLVDGQSHLLLIREEGGAPDAKFASWADAVIFVFSLENESSFEEVTQLHALLSGYRGASEVALALVGTQDKISSSNPRVIEDARAQALCGDMKRCLYYETCATYGLNVDRVFTEVAQKAVALKKQQQLLASCKSLPSSPSHSAASTPVGGAHPGQASNGGHTSDYSSSLPSTPNVSHRELRSETPAPLGTPSSLHRGAKRRTSLFATRRGSDSEKRSLDSRGEAAGSGRAIPIKQSFLLKRSGNSLNKEWKKKYVTLSSNGLLFYHPSINDYIHSTHGKEMDLLRTTVKVPGKRPPRAISACGPSASINGLVKDVAGGTAPEAGAGASPVGLSLPPEPGMKSTGKGERSLQRCASASSAKLSGSDGPPASEAISSPGSSGKDPPPSPMVDRKKHRRKKLSTPSKTEGSAGQAEAKRKMWKLKSFGSLRNIYKTEEENFEFIIVSSTGQTWHFEASSFEERDAWVQAIESQILASLQCCESSKNKARMDSQSEAVAIQAIRNARGNSLCVDCGAPNPTWASLNLGALICIECSGIHRNLGTHLSRVRSLDLDDWPRELTLVLASIGNATANSIWEKNPQGRCKPTPESSREERESWIRAKYEQRLFLAPLPAAEAPLGERLLQAVQDKDLEAVLLLLAHSRKEQLGASDKERRTALHLACDTALVVITQLLLWYGADVRARDGQGRTALFYARRAGSQECAEILLQHGCPGEGLGGPPTPGLRRKSSAASVGPCEPRTALV